From the genome of Delphinus delphis chromosome 8, mDelDel1.2, whole genome shotgun sequence, one region includes:
- the PLCB3 gene encoding 1-phosphatidylinositol 4,5-bisphosphate phosphodiesterase beta-3 isoform X3 — translation MAGARPGVHALQLEPPTVVETLRRGSKFIKWDEEASSRNLVTLRVDPSGFFLYWTGPNMEVDTLDISSIRDTRTGRYARLPKDPKIREVLGFGGPDARLEEKLITVVAGPDPVNTSFLNFMAVQDDTAKVWSEELFKLAMNILAQNASRNTFLRKAYTKLKLQVNQDGRIPVKNILKMFSADKKRVETALESCGLNFNRSESIRPDEFSLEIFERFLNKLCLRPDIDKILLEIGAKGKPYLTLEQLMDFINQKQRDPRLNEVLYPPLRPSQARLLIEKYEPNQQFLERDQMSMEGFSRYLGGEENGILPLEALDLSADMTQPLSAYFINSSHNTYLTAGQLAGTSSVEMYRQALLWGCRCVELDVWKGRPPEEEPFITHGFTMTTEVPLRDVLEAIAETAFKTSPYPVILSFENHVDSAKQQAKMAEYCRSIFGDALLIDPLDKYPLAPGVPLPSPEDLMGRILVKNKKRHRPSTGVPDSSVRKRPLEQSNSALSESSAATEPSSPQLGSPSSDSCPGLSNGEEAGLEKPSLEPQKSLGEESLQRGPDALGSAYREDEEEDEEEEEQTDPKKPTTDEGTASSEVNATEEMSTLVNYIEPVKFKSFEAARKRNKCFEMSSFVETKAMEQLTKSPMEFVEYNKQQLSRIYPKGTRVDSSNYMPQLFWNVGCQLVALNFQTLDVAMQLNAGVFEYNGRSGYLLKPEFMRRPDKSFDPFTEVIVDGIVANAVRVKVISGQFLSDRKVGIYVEVDMFGLPVDTRRKYRTRTSQGNSFNPVWDEEPFDFPKVVLPTLALLRIAAFEEGGKFVGHRILPVSAIRSGYHYICLRNEANQPLCLPALLVYTEASDYIPDDHQDYAEALINPIKHVSLMDQRAKQLAALIGESEAQAGLETSQETQSQQPGSQLTPNPTPSPLDASPRRAPGPITSSTSTSLSSPGQRDDLIASVLSEVAPVPLDELRGHKALLKLQSRQERDFRELHKKHQRKAVALTRRLLDNLAQAQAESRCRHRPGVLSHPRGLPSPIACWSMPCPPALPAQVHVTT, via the exons ATGGCGGGCGCCAGGCCCGGCGTCCACGCGCTGCAGCTGGAGCCGCCCACCGTCGTGGAGACCCTGCGGCGCGGGAGTAAGTTCATCAAATGGGACGAG GAGGCCTCCAGTCGGAACCTGGTAACTCTGCGCGTGGACCCCAGTGGCTTCTTCCTGTACTGGACGGGGCCCAACATG GAGGTGGACACACTGGACATCAGTTCCATCAGGGACACGAGGACAGGCCGTTATGCCCGCCTACCCAAG GACCCCAAGATTCGGGAGGTGTTGGGCTTTGGGGGCCCTGATGCCCGGTTGGAGGAGAAGTTGATAACAGTGGTGGCTGGGCCAGACCCGGTGAATACATCGTTTTTGAACTTCATGGCCGTGCAGGATGACACAGCCAAG GTCTGGTCCGAGGAGCTGTTCAAGCTGGCTATGAACATCCTGGCTCAGAACGCCTCCCGGAACACCTTCTTGCGCAAAGC GTACACGAAGCTGAAACTGCAGGTGAACCAGGATGGACGGATCCCGGTCAAGAA CATCCTGAAGATGTTCTCAGCAGACAAGAAGCGGGTAGAAACTGCGCTGGAATCCTGTGGCCTCAATTTCAACCGG AGCGAGTCCATCCGGCCTGACGAGTTTTCCTTGGAAATCTTCGAGCGGTTCTTGAACAAGCTTTGTCTGCGGCCGGACATTGACAAGATCCTGCTGGAGAT AGGCGCCAAGGGCAAACCATACCTGACACTGGAGCAGCTCATGGACTTCATCAACCAGAAGCAACGGGACCCGAGGCTCAATGAAGTGCTGTACCCGCCTCTGCGGCCCTCCCAGGCCCGGCTGCTTATCGAGAAGTATGAGCCCAACCAGCAATTCCTGGAGAGAG accAGATGTCCATGGAGGGCTTCAGCCGCTACCTGGGAGGTGAGGAGAACGGCATCCTGCCCCTAGAGGCTCTGGATCTGAGCGCAGACATGACCCAGCCGCTCAGTGCCTACTTCATCAACTCCTCACACAACACCTATCTCACTG CGGGGCAGCTGGCGGGAACCTCGTCGGTGGAGATGTACCGGCAGGCACTGCTGTGGGGCTGCCGCTGCGTGGAGCTGGACGTGTGGAAAGGACGGCCGCCTGAGGAGGAGCCCTTCATCACCCACGGCTTCACCATGACCACGGAGGTGCCGCTGCGAGATGTGCTGGAGGCCATTGCGGAGACCGCCTTCAAGACCTCGCCCTACCCTGTCATCCTCTCCTTTGAGAACCATGTGGACTC GGCAAAGCAGCAGGCCAAGATGGCTGAGTACTGCCGCTCCATCTTTGGGGACGCGCTGCTCATCGACCCCCTGGACAAGTACCCG CTGGCCCCGGGcgtccccctgcccagccccgaGGACCTGATGGGCCGCATCCTGGTGAAGAACAAGAAGCGGCACCGGCCCAGCACTGGCGTTCCCGACAGCTCCGTGCGCAAGCGGCCACTAGAGCAGAGCAACTCGGCCCTGAGTGAGAGCTCCGCTGCCACCGAGCCCTCCTCGCCCCAGCTCG GGTCCCCCAGCTCTGACAGCTGCCCAGGCCTGAGCAATGGGGAGGAGGCGGGCCTTGAGAAGCCCAGCCTGGAGCCTCAGAAGTCTCTGGGTGAGGAGAGTTTGCAGCGGGGCCCTGATGCCCTTGGATCTGCCTACCGTGAGGATgaggaagaggatgaggaagaggaggaacagACGGACCCCAAAAAGCCGACCACCGATGAG GGCACTGCCAGCAGTGAGGTCAATGCCACTGAGGAAATGTCGACGCTTGTCAACTACATCGAGCCCGTCAAGTTCAAGTCCTTTGAGGCTGCTCGAA agagGAACAAGTGCTTTGAGATGTCATCCTTTGTGGAGACCAAGGCCATGGAGCAACTGACCAAGAGCCCCATGGAGTTTGTGGA ATACAACAAGCAGCAGCTCAGCCGCATCTACCCCAAGGGCACACGCGTGGACTCGTCCAACTACATGCCCCAGCTCTTCTGGAATGTGGGCTGCCAGCTCGTCGCGCTCAACTTCCAGACCCTGG ACGTGGCCATGCAGCTCAACGCGGGCGTGTTCGAGTACAATGGGCGCAGTGGCTACCTACTCAAGCCCGAGTTCATGCGGCGGCCGGACAAGTCCTTTGACCCCTTCACCGAGGTCATCGTGGATGGCATCGTGGCCAATGCCGTGCGGGTCAAG GTGATCTCGGGGCAGTTCCTGTCCGACAGGAAGGTGGGCATCTACGTGGAGGTGGATATGTTCGGCCTCCCTGTCGACACGCGGCGCAAGTACCGCACTCGGACCTCTCAGGGGAACTCGTTCAACCCCGTGTGGGATGAGGAGCCCTTCGACTTCCCCAAA GTGGTACTGCCCACGCTGGCTTTGCTGCGCATCGCGGCCTTTGAGGAGGGTGGCAAGTTCGTGGGGCACCGGATCCTGCCTGTCTCTGCCATCCGCTCAG GGTACCACTACATCTGCCTGCGGAACGAGGCCAACCAGCCGCTGTGCCTGCCGGCCCTGCTTGTCTACACTGAGGCCTCTGACTACATTCCCGATGACCACCAAG ACTACGCAGAGGCCCTGATCAATCCCATCAAGCACGTCAGCCTGATGGACCAGAGGGCCAAGCAGCTGGCTGCCCTCATTGGGGAGAGTGAG GCTCAGGCTGGCCTAGAGACAAGCCAGGAGACCCAGTCTCAGCAGCCAGGGTCCCAACTGACCCCAAACCCCACACCCAGCCCACTGGACGCCTCCCCCCGCCGGGCCCCAGGCCCCATCACCTCCTCCACCAGCACCTCCCTCAGCAGCCCAG GTCAGCGTGATGACCTCATTGCCAGCGTCCTCTCAG AGGTGGCCCCGGTCCCGCTGGATGAGCTCCGAGGCCACAAGGCCCTGTTGAAGCTCCAGAGCCGGCAAGAGCGAGACTTTCGAGAGCTGCACAAGAAGCATCAGCGGAAGGCGGTTGCCCTCACACGCCGGTTGCTCGACAAcctggcccaggcccaggccgaGAGCAGGTGCCGGCACCGGCCGGGTGTCCT ATCCCACCCCCGTGGGCTGCCATCTCCCATTGCCTGCTGGAGTATGCCCtgtccccctgccctcccagcccaagTCCATGTGACGACCTGA
- the PLCB3 gene encoding 1-phosphatidylinositol 4,5-bisphosphate phosphodiesterase beta-3 isoform X1 — protein sequence MAGARPGVHALQLEPPTVVETLRRGSKFIKWDEEASSRNLVTLRVDPSGFFLYWTGPNMEVDTLDISSIRDTRTGRYARLPKDPKIREVLGFGGPDARLEEKLITVVAGPDPVNTSFLNFMAVQDDTAKVWSEELFKLAMNILAQNASRNTFLRKAYTKLKLQVNQDGRIPVKNILKMFSADKKRVETALESCGLNFNRSESIRPDEFSLEIFERFLNKLCLRPDIDKILLEIGAKGKPYLTLEQLMDFINQKQRDPRLNEVLYPPLRPSQARLLIEKYEPNQQFLERDQMSMEGFSRYLGGEENGILPLEALDLSADMTQPLSAYFINSSHNTYLTAGQLAGTSSVEMYRQALLWGCRCVELDVWKGRPPEEEPFITHGFTMTTEVPLRDVLEAIAETAFKTSPYPVILSFENHVDSAKQQAKMAEYCRSIFGDALLIDPLDKYPLAPGVPLPSPEDLMGRILVKNKKRHRPSTGVPDSSVRKRPLEQSNSALSESSAATEPSSPQLGSPSSDSCPGLSNGEEAGLEKPSLEPQKSLGEESLQRGPDALGSAYREDEEEDEEEEEQTDPKKPTTDEGTASSEVNATEEMSTLVNYIEPVKFKSFEAARKRNKCFEMSSFVETKAMEQLTKSPMEFVEYNKQQLSRIYPKGTRVDSSNYMPQLFWNVGCQLVALNFQTLDVAMQLNAGVFEYNGRSGYLLKPEFMRRPDKSFDPFTEVIVDGIVANAVRVKVISGQFLSDRKVGIYVEVDMFGLPVDTRRKYRTRTSQGNSFNPVWDEEPFDFPKVVLPTLALLRIAAFEEGGKFVGHRILPVSAIRSGYHYICLRNEANQPLCLPALLVYTEASDYIPDDHQDYAEALINPIKHVSLMDQRAKQLAALIGESEAQAGLETSQETQSQQPGSQLTPNPTPSPLDASPRRAPGPITSSTSTSLSSPGQRDDLIASVLSEVAPVPLDELRGHKALLKLQSRQERDFRELHKKHQRKAVALTRRLLDNLAQAQAESRCRHRPGVLGGEDEREEEEEVKRYQEFQKKQVQCLLELREAQADTEAERRLEHLRQAQQRLREIVMDAHTTQCKRLKEMNEREKKELQKILDRKRHNSISEAKTREKHKKEAELTEINRRHITESVNSIRRLEEAQKQRQERLVAAQQQILQQLTEEEPKLLAQLAQECQEQRERLPQEIRRSLLGETPEGLGDGHLVACASNGHAPGSSGHLSGADSESQEETTKL from the exons ATGGCGGGCGCCAGGCCCGGCGTCCACGCGCTGCAGCTGGAGCCGCCCACCGTCGTGGAGACCCTGCGGCGCGGGAGTAAGTTCATCAAATGGGACGAG GAGGCCTCCAGTCGGAACCTGGTAACTCTGCGCGTGGACCCCAGTGGCTTCTTCCTGTACTGGACGGGGCCCAACATG GAGGTGGACACACTGGACATCAGTTCCATCAGGGACACGAGGACAGGCCGTTATGCCCGCCTACCCAAG GACCCCAAGATTCGGGAGGTGTTGGGCTTTGGGGGCCCTGATGCCCGGTTGGAGGAGAAGTTGATAACAGTGGTGGCTGGGCCAGACCCGGTGAATACATCGTTTTTGAACTTCATGGCCGTGCAGGATGACACAGCCAAG GTCTGGTCCGAGGAGCTGTTCAAGCTGGCTATGAACATCCTGGCTCAGAACGCCTCCCGGAACACCTTCTTGCGCAAAGC GTACACGAAGCTGAAACTGCAGGTGAACCAGGATGGACGGATCCCGGTCAAGAA CATCCTGAAGATGTTCTCAGCAGACAAGAAGCGGGTAGAAACTGCGCTGGAATCCTGTGGCCTCAATTTCAACCGG AGCGAGTCCATCCGGCCTGACGAGTTTTCCTTGGAAATCTTCGAGCGGTTCTTGAACAAGCTTTGTCTGCGGCCGGACATTGACAAGATCCTGCTGGAGAT AGGCGCCAAGGGCAAACCATACCTGACACTGGAGCAGCTCATGGACTTCATCAACCAGAAGCAACGGGACCCGAGGCTCAATGAAGTGCTGTACCCGCCTCTGCGGCCCTCCCAGGCCCGGCTGCTTATCGAGAAGTATGAGCCCAACCAGCAATTCCTGGAGAGAG accAGATGTCCATGGAGGGCTTCAGCCGCTACCTGGGAGGTGAGGAGAACGGCATCCTGCCCCTAGAGGCTCTGGATCTGAGCGCAGACATGACCCAGCCGCTCAGTGCCTACTTCATCAACTCCTCACACAACACCTATCTCACTG CGGGGCAGCTGGCGGGAACCTCGTCGGTGGAGATGTACCGGCAGGCACTGCTGTGGGGCTGCCGCTGCGTGGAGCTGGACGTGTGGAAAGGACGGCCGCCTGAGGAGGAGCCCTTCATCACCCACGGCTTCACCATGACCACGGAGGTGCCGCTGCGAGATGTGCTGGAGGCCATTGCGGAGACCGCCTTCAAGACCTCGCCCTACCCTGTCATCCTCTCCTTTGAGAACCATGTGGACTC GGCAAAGCAGCAGGCCAAGATGGCTGAGTACTGCCGCTCCATCTTTGGGGACGCGCTGCTCATCGACCCCCTGGACAAGTACCCG CTGGCCCCGGGcgtccccctgcccagccccgaGGACCTGATGGGCCGCATCCTGGTGAAGAACAAGAAGCGGCACCGGCCCAGCACTGGCGTTCCCGACAGCTCCGTGCGCAAGCGGCCACTAGAGCAGAGCAACTCGGCCCTGAGTGAGAGCTCCGCTGCCACCGAGCCCTCCTCGCCCCAGCTCG GGTCCCCCAGCTCTGACAGCTGCCCAGGCCTGAGCAATGGGGAGGAGGCGGGCCTTGAGAAGCCCAGCCTGGAGCCTCAGAAGTCTCTGGGTGAGGAGAGTTTGCAGCGGGGCCCTGATGCCCTTGGATCTGCCTACCGTGAGGATgaggaagaggatgaggaagaggaggaacagACGGACCCCAAAAAGCCGACCACCGATGAG GGCACTGCCAGCAGTGAGGTCAATGCCACTGAGGAAATGTCGACGCTTGTCAACTACATCGAGCCCGTCAAGTTCAAGTCCTTTGAGGCTGCTCGAA agagGAACAAGTGCTTTGAGATGTCATCCTTTGTGGAGACCAAGGCCATGGAGCAACTGACCAAGAGCCCCATGGAGTTTGTGGA ATACAACAAGCAGCAGCTCAGCCGCATCTACCCCAAGGGCACACGCGTGGACTCGTCCAACTACATGCCCCAGCTCTTCTGGAATGTGGGCTGCCAGCTCGTCGCGCTCAACTTCCAGACCCTGG ACGTGGCCATGCAGCTCAACGCGGGCGTGTTCGAGTACAATGGGCGCAGTGGCTACCTACTCAAGCCCGAGTTCATGCGGCGGCCGGACAAGTCCTTTGACCCCTTCACCGAGGTCATCGTGGATGGCATCGTGGCCAATGCCGTGCGGGTCAAG GTGATCTCGGGGCAGTTCCTGTCCGACAGGAAGGTGGGCATCTACGTGGAGGTGGATATGTTCGGCCTCCCTGTCGACACGCGGCGCAAGTACCGCACTCGGACCTCTCAGGGGAACTCGTTCAACCCCGTGTGGGATGAGGAGCCCTTCGACTTCCCCAAA GTGGTACTGCCCACGCTGGCTTTGCTGCGCATCGCGGCCTTTGAGGAGGGTGGCAAGTTCGTGGGGCACCGGATCCTGCCTGTCTCTGCCATCCGCTCAG GGTACCACTACATCTGCCTGCGGAACGAGGCCAACCAGCCGCTGTGCCTGCCGGCCCTGCTTGTCTACACTGAGGCCTCTGACTACATTCCCGATGACCACCAAG ACTACGCAGAGGCCCTGATCAATCCCATCAAGCACGTCAGCCTGATGGACCAGAGGGCCAAGCAGCTGGCTGCCCTCATTGGGGAGAGTGAG GCTCAGGCTGGCCTAGAGACAAGCCAGGAGACCCAGTCTCAGCAGCCAGGGTCCCAACTGACCCCAAACCCCACACCCAGCCCACTGGACGCCTCCCCCCGCCGGGCCCCAGGCCCCATCACCTCCTCCACCAGCACCTCCCTCAGCAGCCCAG GTCAGCGTGATGACCTCATTGCCAGCGTCCTCTCAG AGGTGGCCCCGGTCCCGCTGGATGAGCTCCGAGGCCACAAGGCCCTGTTGAAGCTCCAGAGCCGGCAAGAGCGAGACTTTCGAGAGCTGCACAAGAAGCATCAGCGGAAGGCGGTTGCCCTCACACGCCGGTTGCTCGACAAcctggcccaggcccaggccgaGAGCAGGTGCCGGCACCGGCCGGGTGTCCT AGGCGGGGAGGacgagagggaggaggaggaagaggtgaagAGGTATCAAGAGTTCCAGAAGAAGCAGGTGCAGTGTCTGCTGGAGCTGAGGGAGGCCCAGGCGGACACAGAGGCCGAGCGGAGGCTGGAGCACCTGAGACAG GCTCAgcagaggctcagggagattGTCATGGATGCTCACACCACTCAGTGCAAGAGACTGAAGGAGATGAACGAGAG GGAGAAGAAGGAACTGCAGAAGATACTGGACAGGAAGCGCCACAACAGTATCTCAGAGGCAAAGACCAGGGAGAAACATAAGAAGGAGGC GGAACTGACAGAGATTAACCGTCGACACATCACTGAGTCGGTCAACTCCATCCGTCGG CTGGAGGAGGCCCAAAAGCAGCGGCAGGAACGCCTTGTGGCCGCGCAGCAGCAGATTCTCCAACAGCTGACAGAAGAGGAGCCCAAG CTGCTGGCCCAGCTGGCCCAGGAGTGTCAggagcagcgggagaggctgcccCAGGAGATCCGCCGGAGCCTGCTGGGCGAGACACCGGAGGGACTGGGGGACGGGCATCTGGTGGCCTGTGCCAGCAATGGTCACGCGCCTGGGAGCAGTGGGCACCTGTCCGGCGCTGATTCGGAGAGCCAAGAGGAGACTACGAAGCTCTGA
- the PLCB3 gene encoding 1-phosphatidylinositol 4,5-bisphosphate phosphodiesterase beta-3 isoform X2 produces MAGARPGVHALQLEPPTVVETLRRGSKFIKWDEEASSRNLVTLRVDPSGFFLYWTGPNMEVDTLDISSIRDTRTGRYARLPKDPKIREVLGFGGPDARLEEKLITVVAGPDPVNTSFLNFMAVQDDTAKVWSEELFKLAMNILAQNASRNTFLRKAYTKLKLQVNQDGRIPVKNILKMFSADKKRVETALESCGLNFNRSESIRPDEFSLEIFERFLNKLCLRPDIDKILLEIGAKGKPYLTLEQLMDFINQKQRDPRLNEVLYPPLRPSQARLLIEKYEPNQQFLERDQMSMEGFSRYLGGEENGILPLEALDLSADMTQPLSAYFINSSHNTYLTAGQLAGTSSVEMYRQALLWGCRCVELDVWKGRPPEEEPFITHGFTMTTEVPLRDVLEAIAETAFKTSPYPVILSFENHVDSAKQQAKMAEYCRSIFGDALLIDPLDKYPLAPGVPLPSPEDLMGRILVKNKKRHRPSTGVPDSSVRKRPLEQSNSALSESSAATEPSSPQLGSPSSDSCPGLSNGEEAGLEKPSLEPQKSLGEESLQRGPDALGSAYREDEEEDEEEEEQTDPKKPTTDEGTASSEVNATEEMSTLVNYIEPVKFKSFEAARKRNKCFEMSSFVETKAMEQLTKSPMEFVEYNKQQLSRIYPKGTRVDSSNYMPQLFWNVGCQLVALNFQTLDVAMQLNAGVFEYNGRSGYLLKPEFMRRPDKSFDPFTEVIVDGIVANAVRVKVISGQFLSDRKVGIYVEVDMFGLPVDTRRKYRTRTSQGNSFNPVWDEEPFDFPKVVLPTLALLRIAAFEEGGKFVGHRILPVSAIRSGYHYICLRNEANQPLCLPALLVYTEASDYIPDDHQDYAEALINPIKHVSLMDQRAKQLAALIGESEAQAGLETSQETQSQQPGSQLTPNPTPSPLDASPRRAPGPITSSTSTSLSSPGQRDDLIASVLSEVAPVPLDELRGHKALLKLQSRQERDFRELHKKHQRKAVALTRRLLDNLAQAQAESRGGEDEREEEEEVKRYQEFQKKQVQCLLELREAQADTEAERRLEHLRQAQQRLREIVMDAHTTQCKRLKEMNEREKKELQKILDRKRHNSISEAKTREKHKKEAELTEINRRHITESVNSIRRLEEAQKQRQERLVAAQQQILQQLTEEEPKLLAQLAQECQEQRERLPQEIRRSLLGETPEGLGDGHLVACASNGHAPGSSGHLSGADSESQEETTKL; encoded by the exons ATGGCGGGCGCCAGGCCCGGCGTCCACGCGCTGCAGCTGGAGCCGCCCACCGTCGTGGAGACCCTGCGGCGCGGGAGTAAGTTCATCAAATGGGACGAG GAGGCCTCCAGTCGGAACCTGGTAACTCTGCGCGTGGACCCCAGTGGCTTCTTCCTGTACTGGACGGGGCCCAACATG GAGGTGGACACACTGGACATCAGTTCCATCAGGGACACGAGGACAGGCCGTTATGCCCGCCTACCCAAG GACCCCAAGATTCGGGAGGTGTTGGGCTTTGGGGGCCCTGATGCCCGGTTGGAGGAGAAGTTGATAACAGTGGTGGCTGGGCCAGACCCGGTGAATACATCGTTTTTGAACTTCATGGCCGTGCAGGATGACACAGCCAAG GTCTGGTCCGAGGAGCTGTTCAAGCTGGCTATGAACATCCTGGCTCAGAACGCCTCCCGGAACACCTTCTTGCGCAAAGC GTACACGAAGCTGAAACTGCAGGTGAACCAGGATGGACGGATCCCGGTCAAGAA CATCCTGAAGATGTTCTCAGCAGACAAGAAGCGGGTAGAAACTGCGCTGGAATCCTGTGGCCTCAATTTCAACCGG AGCGAGTCCATCCGGCCTGACGAGTTTTCCTTGGAAATCTTCGAGCGGTTCTTGAACAAGCTTTGTCTGCGGCCGGACATTGACAAGATCCTGCTGGAGAT AGGCGCCAAGGGCAAACCATACCTGACACTGGAGCAGCTCATGGACTTCATCAACCAGAAGCAACGGGACCCGAGGCTCAATGAAGTGCTGTACCCGCCTCTGCGGCCCTCCCAGGCCCGGCTGCTTATCGAGAAGTATGAGCCCAACCAGCAATTCCTGGAGAGAG accAGATGTCCATGGAGGGCTTCAGCCGCTACCTGGGAGGTGAGGAGAACGGCATCCTGCCCCTAGAGGCTCTGGATCTGAGCGCAGACATGACCCAGCCGCTCAGTGCCTACTTCATCAACTCCTCACACAACACCTATCTCACTG CGGGGCAGCTGGCGGGAACCTCGTCGGTGGAGATGTACCGGCAGGCACTGCTGTGGGGCTGCCGCTGCGTGGAGCTGGACGTGTGGAAAGGACGGCCGCCTGAGGAGGAGCCCTTCATCACCCACGGCTTCACCATGACCACGGAGGTGCCGCTGCGAGATGTGCTGGAGGCCATTGCGGAGACCGCCTTCAAGACCTCGCCCTACCCTGTCATCCTCTCCTTTGAGAACCATGTGGACTC GGCAAAGCAGCAGGCCAAGATGGCTGAGTACTGCCGCTCCATCTTTGGGGACGCGCTGCTCATCGACCCCCTGGACAAGTACCCG CTGGCCCCGGGcgtccccctgcccagccccgaGGACCTGATGGGCCGCATCCTGGTGAAGAACAAGAAGCGGCACCGGCCCAGCACTGGCGTTCCCGACAGCTCCGTGCGCAAGCGGCCACTAGAGCAGAGCAACTCGGCCCTGAGTGAGAGCTCCGCTGCCACCGAGCCCTCCTCGCCCCAGCTCG GGTCCCCCAGCTCTGACAGCTGCCCAGGCCTGAGCAATGGGGAGGAGGCGGGCCTTGAGAAGCCCAGCCTGGAGCCTCAGAAGTCTCTGGGTGAGGAGAGTTTGCAGCGGGGCCCTGATGCCCTTGGATCTGCCTACCGTGAGGATgaggaagaggatgaggaagaggaggaacagACGGACCCCAAAAAGCCGACCACCGATGAG GGCACTGCCAGCAGTGAGGTCAATGCCACTGAGGAAATGTCGACGCTTGTCAACTACATCGAGCCCGTCAAGTTCAAGTCCTTTGAGGCTGCTCGAA agagGAACAAGTGCTTTGAGATGTCATCCTTTGTGGAGACCAAGGCCATGGAGCAACTGACCAAGAGCCCCATGGAGTTTGTGGA ATACAACAAGCAGCAGCTCAGCCGCATCTACCCCAAGGGCACACGCGTGGACTCGTCCAACTACATGCCCCAGCTCTTCTGGAATGTGGGCTGCCAGCTCGTCGCGCTCAACTTCCAGACCCTGG ACGTGGCCATGCAGCTCAACGCGGGCGTGTTCGAGTACAATGGGCGCAGTGGCTACCTACTCAAGCCCGAGTTCATGCGGCGGCCGGACAAGTCCTTTGACCCCTTCACCGAGGTCATCGTGGATGGCATCGTGGCCAATGCCGTGCGGGTCAAG GTGATCTCGGGGCAGTTCCTGTCCGACAGGAAGGTGGGCATCTACGTGGAGGTGGATATGTTCGGCCTCCCTGTCGACACGCGGCGCAAGTACCGCACTCGGACCTCTCAGGGGAACTCGTTCAACCCCGTGTGGGATGAGGAGCCCTTCGACTTCCCCAAA GTGGTACTGCCCACGCTGGCTTTGCTGCGCATCGCGGCCTTTGAGGAGGGTGGCAAGTTCGTGGGGCACCGGATCCTGCCTGTCTCTGCCATCCGCTCAG GGTACCACTACATCTGCCTGCGGAACGAGGCCAACCAGCCGCTGTGCCTGCCGGCCCTGCTTGTCTACACTGAGGCCTCTGACTACATTCCCGATGACCACCAAG ACTACGCAGAGGCCCTGATCAATCCCATCAAGCACGTCAGCCTGATGGACCAGAGGGCCAAGCAGCTGGCTGCCCTCATTGGGGAGAGTGAG GCTCAGGCTGGCCTAGAGACAAGCCAGGAGACCCAGTCTCAGCAGCCAGGGTCCCAACTGACCCCAAACCCCACACCCAGCCCACTGGACGCCTCCCCCCGCCGGGCCCCAGGCCCCATCACCTCCTCCACCAGCACCTCCCTCAGCAGCCCAG GTCAGCGTGATGACCTCATTGCCAGCGTCCTCTCAG AGGTGGCCCCGGTCCCGCTGGATGAGCTCCGAGGCCACAAGGCCCTGTTGAAGCTCCAGAGCCGGCAAGAGCGAGACTTTCGAGAGCTGCACAAGAAGCATCAGCGGAAGGCGGTTGCCCTCACACGCCGGTTGCTCGACAAcctggcccaggcccaggccgaGAGCAG AGGCGGGGAGGacgagagggaggaggaggaagaggtgaagAGGTATCAAGAGTTCCAGAAGAAGCAGGTGCAGTGTCTGCTGGAGCTGAGGGAGGCCCAGGCGGACACAGAGGCCGAGCGGAGGCTGGAGCACCTGAGACAG GCTCAgcagaggctcagggagattGTCATGGATGCTCACACCACTCAGTGCAAGAGACTGAAGGAGATGAACGAGAG GGAGAAGAAGGAACTGCAGAAGATACTGGACAGGAAGCGCCACAACAGTATCTCAGAGGCAAAGACCAGGGAGAAACATAAGAAGGAGGC GGAACTGACAGAGATTAACCGTCGACACATCACTGAGTCGGTCAACTCCATCCGTCGG CTGGAGGAGGCCCAAAAGCAGCGGCAGGAACGCCTTGTGGCCGCGCAGCAGCAGATTCTCCAACAGCTGACAGAAGAGGAGCCCAAG CTGCTGGCCCAGCTGGCCCAGGAGTGTCAggagcagcgggagaggctgcccCAGGAGATCCGCCGGAGCCTGCTGGGCGAGACACCGGAGGGACTGGGGGACGGGCATCTGGTGGCCTGTGCCAGCAATGGTCACGCGCCTGGGAGCAGTGGGCACCTGTCCGGCGCTGATTCGGAGAGCCAAGAGGAGACTACGAAGCTCTGA